From Priestia aryabhattai, one genomic window encodes:
- the tgt gene encoding tRNA guanosine(34) transglycosylase Tgt, with the protein MTAIRYEHIKTCKQTGARLGIVHTPHGSFETPIFMPVGTLATVKTMSPEDLKAMGAGIILSNTYHLWLRPGHEIVKKAGGLHKFMNWDRPILTDSGGFQVFSLSDLRRIEEEGVHFRNHLNGDKLFLSPEKAMDIQNALGSDIMMAFDECPPYPAEYDYLKRSVERTSRWAERCLKAHSRPQDQGLFGIVQGGEFEDLRRQSAADLVSMDFPGYAVGGLSVGEPKDVMNRVLEFTTPYLPTDKPRYLMGVGSPDSLIDGAIRGIDMFDCVLPTRIARNGTLMTSEGRLVVKNAKYAEDFGPIDPNCDCYTCQNYSRAYIRHLIRCNETFGIRLTSYHNLYFLLNLMEQVREAIREDRLGDFRDEFFEKYGFNGPDAKNF; encoded by the coding sequence ATGACAGCAATTCGTTACGAACATATAAAAACTTGTAAACAAACAGGAGCGCGTTTAGGGATTGTCCACACGCCTCATGGCTCATTTGAAACGCCTATTTTTATGCCAGTAGGCACATTAGCTACAGTAAAAACAATGTCTCCGGAAGATTTAAAAGCAATGGGGGCAGGCATTATTTTAAGTAATACGTATCATTTATGGCTTCGTCCAGGTCATGAAATTGTTAAAAAAGCGGGAGGTCTGCATAAATTTATGAACTGGGATCGTCCCATCTTAACGGATTCAGGCGGCTTCCAAGTTTTTAGTTTAAGCGATTTGCGTCGTATTGAAGAAGAAGGGGTTCATTTCCGCAACCATTTGAATGGAGACAAGCTTTTCTTATCTCCAGAAAAGGCGATGGACATTCAAAATGCGCTTGGGTCTGATATTATGATGGCATTTGATGAATGCCCTCCTTATCCAGCAGAATACGACTACTTAAAACGTTCAGTTGAACGCACAAGCCGCTGGGCAGAGCGATGCCTTAAGGCTCATAGCCGTCCTCAAGACCAAGGTCTTTTTGGGATTGTTCAAGGCGGAGAGTTTGAAGATTTACGCCGTCAAAGTGCAGCTGATTTAGTTTCAATGGACTTCCCAGGTTATGCTGTAGGAGGCCTGTCAGTTGGAGAACCAAAAGATGTGATGAATCGTGTGCTTGAGTTTACGACGCCATACTTACCAACCGACAAACCTCGTTATTTAATGGGAGTAGGGTCACCTGACTCGTTAATTGATGGAGCGATTCGCGGAATTGATATGTTTGATTGCGTATTACCCACGCGTATTGCACGTAACGGAACGCTTATGACAAGCGAAGGTCGTCTTGTTGTTAAAAATGCAAAATATGCAGAAGACTTCGGTCCAATTGATCCAAACTGTGACTGCTACACATGTCAAAATTATTCAAGAGCGTATATTCGCCACTTAATTCGTTGTAATGAAACGTTTGGAATTCGTTTAACATCTTACCATAACTTATATTTTCTGCTAAACTTAATGGAGCAAGTCCGTGAAGCCATTCGCGAAGACCGACTTGGCGATTTCCGTGATGAGTTCTTTGAAAAATATGGGTTTAACGGTCCAGACGCAAAGAATTTCTAG
- a CDS encoding TIGR04086 family membrane protein: MGAKRMSNAVFAGVATILVMALAISIIFSLILKFTSLEEQSVRLFLLILSFITLFIGGFIAGGRNGSKGLLVGGATGISYSFLMFLLQFLGYSHLFSAQQLLFHAGFIGVAILGGIVGVNIAGSREA, encoded by the coding sequence TTGGGTGCAAAACGAATGAGCAACGCTGTATTTGCAGGAGTAGCAACAATCTTAGTGATGGCTTTAGCGATTAGCATTATCTTTTCGCTTATTTTAAAATTCACATCGCTTGAAGAACAGTCGGTACGTTTATTTTTACTCATTCTCTCATTTATTACACTGTTTATCGGAGGATTTATCGCGGGAGGACGAAACGGTTCAAAGGGACTTCTTGTTGGAGGGGCCACTGGTATTTCTTATTCCTTTTTAATGTTTTTGCTACAATTCCTCGGCTATAGTCATCTGTTTTCTGCACAACAGCTTTTATTTCACGCTGGATTTATTGGAGTCGCTATTCTCGGGGGAATTGTTGGCGTAAACATTGCCGGTTCACGAGAAGCATAA
- a CDS encoding DUF421 domain-containing protein → MELLIMVARTVLLYVVVLIIFRVMGKREIGELSILDLVVFIMIAEMAVMAIENPKDPLLYSILPMLTLLIIQIGLAIWSLKSNRMRNFIDGKPSIIIENGKINEHEMKRQRYNFNDLLVQLRDKNVKNVADVEFAILESSGKLSVFEKDQQTGKKGNLNLPFIIDGIIQEEHLLHEHKTTEWLRTELAKLGYSNLDKISYCSYDNGKFFIDLVDVKQ, encoded by the coding sequence GTGGAGCTATTGATCATGGTTGCGCGAACCGTGCTTTTATACGTAGTCGTTTTAATTATTTTTCGCGTTATGGGTAAAAGGGAAATAGGAGAGCTGAGCATTTTGGATTTAGTTGTCTTCATTATGATTGCCGAAATGGCAGTAATGGCTATTGAAAACCCAAAAGATCCTTTGCTGTATTCAATTCTTCCGATGTTAACGCTTCTTATTATTCAAATCGGCTTAGCTATATGGTCTCTTAAAAGCAATCGAATGCGAAATTTTATTGATGGCAAACCTAGTATTATCATTGAAAATGGAAAAATAAACGAACATGAAATGAAAAGGCAGCGATATAACTTCAATGACTTGCTCGTGCAGCTGCGTGATAAAAATGTAAAAAATGTAGCAGATGTCGAATTTGCTATTTTAGAATCTTCAGGAAAGCTATCCGTGTTTGAAAAAGATCAGCAAACAGGTAAAAAAGGTAATTTAAATTTGCCTTTTATCATTGACGGCATTATTCAAGAAGAGCATCTGTTGCATGAACACAAAACAACGGAATGGCTAAGAACAGAGCTAGCGAAGCTTGGATATTCAAACTTAGATAAGATTTCATATTGCAGCTATGACAACGGAAAGTTTTTTATAGATTTGGTAGATGTAAAACAATAA
- the yajC gene encoding preprotein translocase subunit YajC — MGVLQNIWPLLLMFVIFYFLLIRPQQKRQKNVQQMQSTLKKGDKIVTIGGMHGLVDAIDESQVVVRSTDGSKLTFDRNAIREVRSVD, encoded by the coding sequence ATGGGTGTTTTACAAAATATTTGGCCATTACTTTTAATGTTTGTCATTTTCTATTTCTTGCTAATCCGTCCACAGCAAAAACGTCAAAAAAACGTACAGCAAATGCAATCAACACTTAAAAAAGGTGATAAGATTGTAACGATTGGCGGTATGCACGGTTTGGTAGACGCAATTGATGAGTCACAAGTTGTGGTTCGCAGCACTGACGGTTCAAAATTAACATTTGACCGTAATGCTATTCGTGAAGTAAGAAGCGTAGATTAA
- a CDS encoding DUF2905 domain-containing protein — protein sequence MNDMPKMLITLGGILVVIGLLWQFVGKLPGDIFIKKGNTTFYFPIVTCILVSVVLSLIFYVIGRFK from the coding sequence GTGAATGATATGCCTAAGATGCTTATCACATTAGGGGGCATTTTAGTAGTCATTGGGCTGTTATGGCAGTTCGTTGGCAAGCTTCCTGGCGATATTTTTATCAAAAAAGGAAATACAACCTTTTATTTCCCGATTGTGACATGTATTCTAGTAAGCGTTGTGTTATCACTTATTTTTTATGTAATTGGCAGATTTAAATAA
- the queA gene encoding tRNA preQ1(34) S-adenosylmethionine ribosyltransferase-isomerase QueA, protein MKVDLFDFHLPEELIAQTPLEQRDASRLMVLNKETGSVKHHMFHDLLDYVQEGDCLVLNDTRVLPARLFGTKEDTGANIEVLLLKQTQGDTWETLVKPAKRVKEGTVISFGDGRLTAVCKETSDQGGRLLEFNYQGIFYEVLEQLGEMPLPPYIKERLDDQERYQTVFAREQGSAAAPTAGLHFTEEMLEQLKTKGVHIAFLTLHVGLGTFRPVSVDDLEEHDMHSEFYQVSEGTAALLNSVREKGGRIISVGTTSTRTLETIATEHNGKFVASSGWTNIFIFPGYEFKAIDGMITNFHLPKSTLIMLVSALAGRENVISAYEQAVAEKYRFFSFGDAMLIV, encoded by the coding sequence TTGAAAGTAGATTTATTTGATTTTCATTTACCAGAAGAATTGATTGCCCAAACACCGCTTGAGCAGCGAGATGCGTCAAGACTCATGGTATTAAACAAAGAAACAGGAAGTGTGAAGCATCATATGTTTCATGACCTTCTTGATTATGTGCAAGAAGGAGATTGTTTAGTGTTAAACGACACGCGTGTTCTTCCTGCACGGTTATTTGGGACAAAAGAAGATACAGGTGCTAATATTGAAGTATTGCTTTTAAAACAAACACAAGGCGATACGTGGGAGACGCTTGTAAAACCGGCTAAGCGAGTAAAAGAAGGCACGGTTATTTCGTTTGGTGACGGACGTCTGACAGCTGTATGTAAAGAAACGAGCGATCAAGGCGGACGTTTGTTAGAATTCAACTATCAAGGCATCTTTTATGAGGTGCTGGAACAACTGGGAGAAATGCCGCTGCCGCCTTATATTAAAGAACGCTTGGATGATCAAGAGCGCTATCAAACGGTTTTTGCTCGCGAACAAGGTTCTGCAGCAGCGCCAACAGCAGGTCTTCACTTTACAGAAGAGATGCTTGAACAGTTAAAAACAAAAGGTGTGCATATTGCATTTTTAACGCTTCATGTCGGATTGGGTACATTCCGTCCAGTCAGCGTTGACGACTTAGAAGAGCACGATATGCACTCAGAGTTTTATCAAGTGAGTGAAGGAACCGCTGCTTTACTAAACAGCGTACGCGAAAAAGGCGGTCGTATTATTTCAGTAGGCACAACTTCTACCCGTACCCTTGAAACGATTGCAACTGAGCATAACGGCAAATTTGTTGCTTCTTCAGGCTGGACCAATATTTTTATCTTCCCAGGGTATGAATTTAAAGCAATTGATGGAATGATTACCAATTTCCATCTTCCAAAATCTACGCTCATTATGCTTGTAAGTGCCTTAGCAGGAAGAGAAAACGTAATTTCTGCCTATGAACAAGCTGTAGCAGAGAAGTATCGCTTTTTCAGCTTCGGCGACGCGATGCTAATCGTGTAA
- the spoVB gene encoding stage V sporulation protein B yields the protein MSKFLQGTIILIIAGLITRVLGFVNRIVVARMIGDEGVGLYMMAVPTLVLVITLTQLGLPVAISKLVAEAEALGDRHKIKKILVVSLSITCTLSVLFTLGLILFAPVVAKTFFTDSRTIYPLLAIIPVIPIIAVSSVIRGYFQGKQQMKPAAYSQIIEQVVRITLIAVCTKAFLPYGIQYAAAGAMLSSVFGELASLFYMVFMFKRKKKITVRRKFFASLHAGKDTFFDLMRIALPTTGSRMIGSISWFLEPIVVAQSLAIAGVATAVATKQYGELTGFALPLLMLPSFVTVSLSTSLVPAISESLAQNQMKQIEYRLHQALRLSFVTGGLAVVVLYVFANPVMELMYGSDKAAIFVKVMAPFFIFYYFQGPLQAVLQALDLAKAAMINSFIGAAVKTSLIFLLATQPNLGIMGAGLAIVVGMMLVTLLHLSTVMKKITYKLHVFEYLRSFAVMGISGFTGHFAYMNLFTSIPLSLRTVLSIALTSFVYVLFLLLFRLITKEELNRFSVLRYFKRK from the coding sequence ATGTCTAAATTTTTACAGGGAACTATTATTTTAATAATTGCTGGCTTAATTACACGTGTACTCGGGTTTGTCAATCGAATTGTGGTGGCTCGAATGATTGGAGACGAAGGTGTGGGACTTTATATGATGGCGGTCCCCACGCTGGTATTAGTAATCACCTTAACACAGCTTGGGCTACCGGTTGCCATTTCAAAGTTAGTGGCAGAAGCAGAAGCTTTAGGTGACAGGCATAAAATAAAAAAAATACTTGTCGTCTCTTTAAGTATTACGTGTACGCTGAGCGTTTTATTTACGCTCGGACTAATATTATTCGCTCCCGTTGTAGCAAAAACCTTCTTTACAGATTCACGTACGATCTATCCGCTGCTTGCGATTATCCCAGTTATTCCAATCATCGCCGTCTCGTCTGTCATCCGCGGATATTTTCAAGGAAAGCAGCAAATGAAGCCTGCTGCTTATTCTCAAATTATCGAACAAGTGGTGCGCATTACGTTAATTGCCGTATGTACAAAAGCGTTTTTGCCTTATGGAATTCAGTACGCCGCGGCTGGCGCTATGCTATCTTCAGTATTTGGAGAGCTGGCTTCACTGTTTTATATGGTGTTTATGTTCAAGCGAAAAAAGAAAATCACGGTAAGACGAAAATTTTTTGCCTCTTTACATGCAGGCAAAGATACGTTCTTTGACTTGATGCGAATCGCTCTTCCCACGACAGGAAGCCGCATGATTGGATCAATTTCTTGGTTTTTAGAACCGATTGTAGTAGCTCAAAGTTTAGCAATTGCAGGAGTAGCGACGGCTGTAGCAACGAAGCAGTACGGAGAATTAACAGGCTTTGCACTCCCTCTCCTGATGCTGCCTTCTTTTGTAACGGTGTCTCTATCCACTTCCTTAGTTCCGGCAATTAGTGAATCTCTTGCACAGAATCAAATGAAACAAATCGAATATCGGCTTCATCAAGCTCTCCGCTTGTCGTTTGTAACAGGCGGACTGGCCGTTGTTGTTCTTTATGTATTTGCTAATCCGGTAATGGAATTGATGTATGGTTCTGACAAAGCAGCTATTTTTGTCAAAGTAATGGCGCCTTTTTTTATCTTTTATTATTTCCAAGGACCTCTTCAAGCTGTTCTGCAGGCGCTAGACCTTGCAAAAGCTGCCATGATTAACAGTTTTATAGGAGCAGCGGTCAAAACATCTCTTATCTTCTTACTCGCAACTCAGCCCAATCTAGGCATTATGGGAGCTGGCCTTGCAATCGTTGTTGGAATGATGCTTGTCACTCTTTTACACCTGTCTACAGTCATGAAAAAAATTACGTATAAGCTTCATGTGTTTGAATATCTTCGCAGCTTTGCTGTAATGGGAATATCAGGTTTCACCGGACATTTTGCTTATATGAACCTTTTCACTTCCATTCCTTTAAGCTTACGAACCGTTTTATCGATTGCACTTACAAGCTTTGTATATGTCCTGTTTTTACTGCTTTTTAGACTGATAACAAAAGAAGAATTAAACCGTTTTTCTGTGTTACGTTATTTTAAACGAAAATAA
- the ruvA gene encoding Holliday junction branch migration protein RuvA: MFDYIKGTVTYINPEYVVIENNGIGYQVFTPNPYVFSIDEQPKTVYTYQYVREDVIALYGFASREQKDLFMKLISVSGIGPKGGLAILASGNPAQVVQAVEEEDEKFLVKFPGVGKKTARQMILDLKGKLHDIVPDAVPSLFADLDAQEVKSQSSEALDEAIEALKVLGYAEREIKKIVPALMKETMTTDQYIKEALKRLLKQ, encoded by the coding sequence TTGTTTGATTATATCAAAGGCACTGTTACATATATAAATCCTGAGTATGTAGTAATTGAAAACAACGGAATAGGCTATCAAGTCTTTACGCCGAATCCATATGTATTTTCAATTGATGAACAACCAAAGACGGTTTACACCTATCAATATGTAAGAGAAGACGTAATTGCACTTTACGGGTTTGCTTCGCGAGAACAAAAGGATTTATTTATGAAGTTAATTAGCGTGTCAGGAATCGGTCCAAAAGGCGGTTTAGCTATTTTAGCGTCAGGTAATCCAGCGCAGGTTGTCCAAGCTGTGGAAGAGGAAGACGAGAAGTTTTTAGTTAAGTTTCCAGGAGTAGGTAAAAAAACAGCTCGACAGATGATTCTAGACTTAAAAGGAAAGCTGCATGATATTGTACCAGATGCCGTTCCTTCTTTATTTGCAGATTTGGACGCACAAGAAGTCAAATCTCAAAGTTCAGAAGCACTTGATGAAGCGATTGAAGCACTTAAAGTATTAGGTTATGCAGAAAGAGAAATCAAAAAAATTGTTCCGGCTTTAATGAAGGAAACGATGACAACGGATCAGTATATTAAAGAAGCGCTAAAACGATTATTGAAACAATAA
- a CDS encoding YhcN/YlaJ family sporulation lipoprotein → MLNRYVATSLAFACMMGLGACNNKDQGMEQRYTDTTQPVGYHTNEKANEHRVDNPKGPMTEVLDGNGTPNYPLNVSDGRFDNPTNPYGNINNINDRTNGIANMYYGEDYPRDFTEKVADRAASVKGVENSRAVVRGDQLLVAVDPAKDINNGRLKQNVLDKVKPIAKDYNVQVKVDHDVFMNARSLDADIRNGKDRNTIQTNFNGLFESVDENVNHKHR, encoded by the coding sequence ATGTTGAATAGGTATGTAGCAACTTCTTTAGCTTTTGCATGTATGATGGGACTTGGCGCTTGTAATAACAAAGACCAAGGTATGGAACAGCGCTATACAGATACGACACAGCCTGTTGGGTATCATACAAATGAAAAAGCAAATGAACATCGCGTAGATAATCCGAAAGGTCCAATGACTGAAGTTTTAGATGGGAATGGAACACCTAATTATCCGTTAAACGTAAGTGATGGACGTTTTGACAATCCGACAAACCCTTATGGAAACATCAATAATATAAATGATCGTACAAATGGCATTGCTAATATGTATTATGGTGAAGATTATCCAAGAGATTTTACGGAAAAAGTGGCTGATCGGGCTGCCAGCGTTAAAGGGGTAGAAAATAGCCGCGCTGTTGTCCGTGGAGATCAGCTATTAGTTGCTGTCGATCCTGCCAAAGACATAAATAACGGCCGTTTAAAACAAAACGTACTCGATAAAGTAAAGCCTATTGCAAAGGACTACAATGTTCAAGTAAAAGTAGATCATGATGTATTTATGAATGCTCGTTCTCTTGATGCCGATATTCGAAATGGAAAAGACCGAAATACGATTCAAACTAATTTCAATGGTCTATTTGAATCAGTCGATGAGAATGTCAATCATAAACATCGTTAA
- a CDS encoding YsnF/AvaK domain-containing protein: protein MRMNKRVVGTFFSEKEALDVIHNLKRQGYRETDIMVISNSKSNTFQIGHDTNVIIEAGSPAVSSLAGVMMDNFFTMMTGGMGLKQGNGLKSKLIRMGIPDISAVQCETDVAAGKILILIDAVSSEQTPAYGTYTEHNEHRAVQLREEKLDVLKERVQVGEVKLHKKVIEEERTVHVPVTREEFYIERRPVIDGDYNAGSLTEDEIIRVPIMEERVEVTKRPVIVEEVIIGKKLIQETKEWTETIKKEEASVEPDGLASPEVYENMMNYTDHTYAQVSAALASDVEAEYENGQATNNEKPNTQANKTSSSAKNLKNTKSVATASADTKKREGRLKQNETNAQKEEAESKTTSTSASKKKN, encoded by the coding sequence ATGAGAATGAATAAACGTGTAGTCGGAACTTTTTTTTCAGAGAAAGAAGCTTTAGATGTTATCCATAATTTAAAACGTCAAGGTTATCGAGAAACAGACATTATGGTTATTTCCAACAGTAAAAGCAATACATTTCAAATAGGTCATGATACAAATGTAATTATTGAAGCTGGTTCACCTGCTGTAAGTTCATTAGCTGGCGTCATGATGGATAACTTTTTTACCATGATGACAGGCGGCATGGGGCTCAAACAAGGAAACGGCTTGAAATCAAAATTAATCCGCATGGGCATACCAGACATCTCAGCCGTGCAGTGCGAAACGGATGTAGCTGCTGGTAAAATTCTAATTTTGATAGATGCCGTAAGCTCTGAACAAACGCCAGCCTACGGAACCTATACGGAACACAACGAGCATAGAGCCGTCCAACTACGTGAAGAAAAATTAGATGTTTTAAAAGAACGCGTCCAAGTCGGTGAAGTAAAACTCCACAAAAAAGTAATAGAGGAAGAAAGAACTGTACACGTTCCTGTTACGAGAGAAGAGTTTTATATTGAACGCCGCCCTGTAATTGACGGAGACTATAACGCTGGGTCACTTACAGAAGATGAAATCATTCGTGTTCCAATCATGGAAGAACGAGTAGAAGTAACCAAAAGACCAGTTATCGTTGAAGAAGTAATTATAGGGAAGAAGCTTATTCAAGAAACAAAAGAATGGACTGAAACGATTAAGAAAGAAGAAGCAAGCGTAGAACCGGATGGACTCGCGAGCCCTGAAGTATACGAGAATATGATGAACTATACAGACCATACTTACGCTCAAGTTTCCGCAGCTCTAGCAAGCGACGTGGAAGCCGAATACGAAAATGGTCAGGCAACTAACAACGAGAAGCCAAACACACAAGCTAACAAGACAAGCTCTTCTGCAAAAAATTTAAAAAATACAAAGAGTGTCGCTACGGCATCAGCAGATACGAAAAAAAGAGAAGGTCGCCTCAAACAAAATGAAACTAACGCTCAAAAGGAAGAAGCGGAATCTAAAACAACAAGCACATCTGCTTCTAAGAAGAAAAATTAA
- the ruvB gene encoding Holliday junction branch migration DNA helicase RuvB: protein MDDRIVTGDVLGEEEIIEQSLRPQTLQQYIGQHKVKSHLDIFIKAAKMRSETLDHVLLYGPPGLGKTTLATIIANEMGVQIRTTSGPAIERPGDLAAVLTSLEPGDVLFIDEIHRLNRSVEEVLYPAMEDFCLDIVIGKGPSARSVRLDLPPFTLVGATTRAGLLSSPLRDRFGVLSRLEYYQEEDLASIVERTAAILDVEIDQKATFEMARRARGTPRIANRLLRRVRDFAQVKGDGAITERLATEALEMLQVDRLGLDHIDHKLLRGIIEKFRGGPVGLDTISATIGEESHTIEDVYEPYLLQIGFLQRTPRGRIVTPLVYDHFQLEVPDQ, encoded by the coding sequence ATGGACGATCGTATTGTAACGGGAGATGTTCTTGGTGAAGAAGAAATCATCGAGCAAAGTTTGCGGCCGCAAACTTTACAGCAGTATATTGGTCAGCATAAAGTAAAATCCCACCTTGACATTTTTATTAAAGCTGCCAAAATGCGAAGCGAAACGTTAGATCACGTGCTCTTATATGGTCCTCCAGGATTGGGGAAAACAACCCTTGCTACTATTATCGCTAATGAAATGGGCGTGCAAATCCGAACGACCTCAGGGCCAGCCATTGAGCGTCCAGGCGACTTAGCTGCAGTTTTAACCAGCTTAGAGCCTGGAGATGTGCTTTTTATTGATGAAATTCATCGATTAAATCGTTCGGTTGAAGAAGTACTATACCCAGCAATGGAAGATTTCTGTTTGGATATTGTTATTGGAAAAGGACCTAGTGCACGTTCCGTCCGTCTGGATTTGCCTCCGTTTACGCTAGTAGGTGCAACGACAAGAGCAGGGCTTTTATCTTCTCCTTTGCGTGATCGCTTCGGCGTTTTAAGCCGTTTAGAATACTACCAAGAAGAAGATCTTGCTTCGATAGTAGAAAGGACAGCCGCTATTTTAGATGTAGAGATTGATCAGAAAGCTACGTTTGAGATGGCTAGGCGTGCCAGGGGAACTCCGCGTATTGCGAATCGCTTGCTTCGAAGAGTAAGAGATTTTGCCCAGGTCAAAGGAGATGGAGCCATAACCGAAAGGCTTGCCACCGAAGCATTAGAAATGTTGCAGGTGGACCGTTTAGGTCTTGATCATATTGACCATAAATTATTAAGAGGGATTATCGAAAAATTTAGAGGCGGACCTGTAGGGTTAGACACAATATCGGCTACTATTGGTGAAGAGTCTCACACAATTGAAGACGTATACGAGCCGTATCTATTGCAAATTGGCTTTTTGCAGCGAACGCCGCGAGGAAGAATTGTGACTCCTTTGGTTTATGATCATTTTCAGCTGGAGGTGCCTGATCAGTGA
- a CDS encoding BofC C-terminal domain-containing protein has protein sequence MKKVIHQAAFLMLVSIVLCIMPYRADANEKEPMTLFLERVYVDGVVSQEMIKSPSMTKKQLMKKYKNWRLLKETDQELVFRTSIDDISPILKENGYVGLSVNGILSAFEGKPASSQHIIQSFFQIDIKRLESYQHEQLKKGIRVQSKDEYLSLINFYKIYQLQQRPLSIKQPFFSMVK, from the coding sequence GTGAAGAAAGTCATTCATCAAGCAGCTTTTTTAATGCTAGTAAGTATTGTGCTTTGTATAATGCCATACCGTGCAGATGCGAATGAAAAGGAGCCGATGACATTATTTCTTGAGCGCGTGTATGTGGATGGAGTCGTAAGTCAAGAGATGATTAAAAGCCCTTCTATGACAAAAAAACAATTAATGAAAAAATATAAAAATTGGCGACTGCTTAAAGAAACGGATCAAGAGCTAGTTTTTAGAACAAGTATAGACGATATTTCACCTATTTTAAAAGAGAACGGCTACGTAGGGCTTTCTGTTAACGGTATCCTCTCAGCATTTGAGGGCAAACCAGCTTCGTCGCAGCACATTATACAATCGTTTTTTCAAATTGACATCAAAAGGCTTGAAAGCTATCAGCATGAACAATTAAAGAAAGGTATTCGCGTTCAATCAAAAGATGAATATCTTTCCCTCATTAATTTCTATAAAATCTATCAGCTCCAGCAGCGGCCGCTTTCCATAAAGCAGCCGTTTTTTAGTATGGTAAAATAA
- a CDS encoding phosphotransferase, whose protein sequence is MKIDYYTRDDFNLNRLFLYLKRKGIHVETYRMKKPHVIIADTNKGKKVIKAYRDKSKIEHVYHFLSQIKQGYAVNFETYSEGELYIKDRHLYWAMMPFVKQVKEITYESSQDREGVLQTLIRYHGEVYKKKIAVSTKLPEYDLILKWKKRLSSFREASHIFREFNQVHVYKDIVTWGEKALVLMERFRDSQLDYSIIHGDVASHNFLKTNHLGIVMIDFDLSAKAPALYDYIQLVQRFLPYVQWSMKELLQHSKIRELSKQPFFLASLLFPSMLMRNWNINASALSWANRQRLMQQSVEEWSQRTRFYRVIYQHLQNLHDM, encoded by the coding sequence ATGAAGATTGATTATTATACACGAGACGATTTTAATTTAAATCGTCTCTTTCTCTATTTGAAAAGAAAAGGTATTCACGTTGAGACGTATCGTATGAAAAAGCCTCATGTCATCATAGCGGATACGAATAAAGGAAAAAAAGTAATAAAAGCATACAGAGACAAAAGCAAAATTGAGCATGTTTATCATTTTTTATCCCAGATTAAGCAAGGGTATGCAGTTAACTTCGAAACTTATTCAGAAGGTGAACTCTATATAAAGGACCGTCATTTGTATTGGGCGATGATGCCTTTTGTCAAGCAAGTAAAAGAGATAACGTATGAAAGTTCTCAGGATCGAGAAGGAGTATTACAAACATTGATTCGCTATCATGGAGAAGTTTATAAAAAGAAAATAGCCGTGTCTACAAAGCTTCCTGAATATGATCTTATTTTAAAATGGAAAAAGCGACTTTCATCTTTTCGAGAAGCATCTCACATATTTAGAGAATTTAATCAAGTTCATGTGTATAAAGACATTGTGACTTGGGGAGAAAAAGCTTTAGTCTTAATGGAGCGTTTCAGAGATAGTCAGTTGGACTATTCCATTATTCATGGTGACGTTGCTTCGCATAATTTCTTGAAAACGAACCACTTGGGTATTGTCATGATTGATTTTGACTTATCGGCTAAAGCTCCTGCTCTTTATGACTATATTCAGCTTGTCCAGCGCTTTTTGCCTTACGTACAGTGGTCGATGAAAGAATTACTTCAACACTCGAAAATAAGAGAATTAAGCAAGCAGCCTTTTTTTCTTGCTTCTTTGCTATTTCCATCGATGTTGATGAGAAACTGGAATATAAACGCCTCTGCTTTATCATGGGCAAACCGCCAAAGGTTAATGCAACAATCAGTTGAAGAATGGTCACAGCGTACACGTTTTTATCGAGTGATTTACCAGCACTTACAAAACCTACATGACATGTAA